From a single Apium graveolens cultivar Ventura chromosome 2, ASM990537v1, whole genome shotgun sequence genomic region:
- the LOC141707573 gene encoding protein YCF54, chloroplastic — protein MAMNVGAASFTWAVCSSRSTTHHRLYHHNTYNPNFSLLPHQLQHSVLSMPHRTPTRTSVAAVDSSVPLQKEQPSSIKYYFLVANAKFMLDEEEHFQEQLAERVRLFEERNMEQDFWLVIEPKFLDKFPKITSRLKRPAVALVSTNGPWITFMKLRLDRVLCDSFEADSVDEALASNPVKLEFEKPETWVAPYPKYESGWWESFLYANSEKQVV, from the exons ATGGCAATGAATGTTGGTGCTGCTTCATTCACTTGGGCTGTTTGCAGCTCCCGCTCCACCACTCACCACCGTCTTTACCATCATAATACCTACAACCCCAATTTCTCACTCCTTCCCCATCAACTACAACACTCTGTCCTTTCTATGCCCCATCGCACCCCTACCAGGACATCTGTTGCTGCTGTTGATTCATCTGTTCCTCTTCAAAAG GAACAACCAAGCAGTATCAAGTACTACTTTCTTGTTGCCAATGCCAAATTCATGTTGGATGAAGAGGAGCATTTTCAGGAACAATTAGCTGAGCGCGTCCGCCTCTTTGAAGAACGTAACATGGAGCAAGATTTTTGGCTTGTCATTGAACCCAAGTTCTTGGATAAGTTCCCCAAAATTACTAGTAGATTGAAAAGACCAGCTGTGGCTCTTGTTTCAACCAATGGCCCCTGGATTAC GTTCATGAAGTTGAGACTGGACCGTGTTCTATGTGATAGCTTTGAAGCTGACAGTGTAGATGAAGCACTGGCATCTAATCCTGTCAAATTAGAGTTTGAGAAACCAGAGACCTGGGTGGCACCATATCCGAAATATGAGTCTGGGTGGTGGGAATCTTTCTTGTATGCAAATTCTGAGAAGCAAGTGGTATGA
- the LOC141707571 gene encoding uncharacterized protein LOC141707571, translated as MSIPKEYYPSQDDLIYEEELLRNPFSLKLWWRYLIARTDSPFEKRRLIYERALKALPGSYKLWYAYLRERLELVRNFPINHFEYKSLNNTFERALVTMHKMPRIWIMYLLTLTHQKLVTVTRRCFDRALCALPVTQHDRVWEIYLVFVSQRGVPIETSLRVYRRYLKYDPGHIEEFIEFLVESELWQEAAERLAGVLNDDSFYSIKGKTKHMLWLELCDLLTQHAGEISGLNVDAIIRGGIRKFTDEVGRLWTSLADYYIRRKLLMKARDIFEEGMTTVMTVRDFSVIFDAYSQFEESMLALKMEDMSESEEEDEEGLAVEDEEEDEGDRLNVGDIKLKLKKLWLSDDKDVNLGLARLENLMDRRPELANSVLLRQNPHNVEQWHRRVKIFEGNPARQLETYTQAVRTIDPMKAVGKPHTLWVALAKLFETHNGINDARVIFDEAVQVGYKAVDNLASVWCEWAEMELRHKNFKVALEVMRRATAEPSVEVKRRVAADGNEPVQIKLHKSLRLWTFYVDLEESLGTLESTRAVYERILDLRIATPQIIINYAMLLEDHKYFEDAFKVYERGVKIFKYPHVKDIWVTYLSKFVKRYGKSKLERARELFEHAIEMAPAEAVKPLYLQYAKLEEDHGLAKRAMSVYDQATKAVPASEKLSMYQIYIARVAEIFGVPKTREIYEQAIESGLPDKDAKTMCIKYAELEKSLGEIDRSRGIYKHASEFADPRSDADFWSKWHEFEVQHGNEDTFREMLRIKRSVTAKYSQSHIILPEYMMQKDLKPNSDEATDPQKRNGILGDDMAALERQLVPPTNDAIAKDSTRLLGFVSAGVESQTDGGLKVAAYKEDIELPDESDSEDEGNVEITQKDIPETVYGGIRKRSEEDEDADKGKDGDDNLGALERIKRMKRGG; from the coding sequence ATGTCAATCCCGAAAGAGTATTACCCAAGTCAAGATGACTTGATCTACGAAGAAGAGCTTCTCCGCAACCCTTTTAGCTTAAAGCTCTGGTGGCGCTACTTAATCGCCCGCACCGACTCGCCGTTCGAGAAGCGCCGCTTGATCTACGAACGTGCACTCAAAGCTCTACCCGGAAGCTACAAATTATGGTACGCTTATTTACGCGAACGTCTCGAATTGGTTCGAAACTTTCCCATTAATCATTTCGAATATAAATCGCTTAATAATACTTTTGAAAGAGCTTTAGTTACTATGCATAAAATGCCTAGAATTTGGATTATGTATTTGTTGACTTTGACTCATCAGAAGTTAGTTACTGTTACTAGACGCTGTTTCGATAGGGCGTTGTGTGCGTTGCCTGTTACGCAACATGATAGGGTTTGGGAGATTTATTTGGTGTTTGTGAGTCAGAGAGGGGTTCCCATTGAGACGTCGCTTAGGGTTTATAGGAGGTATTTGAAGTATGATCCCGGGCATATTGAGGAGTTTATTGAGTTTTTGGTGGAGTCGGAATTGTGGCAAGAGGCTGCGGAGAGGTTAGCCGGGGTTTTGAATGACGATTCCTTTTATTCGATTAAAGGGAAGACTAAGCATATGTTGTGGTTGGAGTTGTGTGATCTGTTGACGCAGCATGCTGGGGAGATTTCGGGGTTGAATGTTGATGCGATTATTAGGGGTGGGATTAGGAAGTTCACGGATGAGGTTGGGAGGCTGTGGACTTCGTTGGCGGATTATTATATTAGGAGGAAGTTGTTGATGAAGGCGAGGGATATTTTTGAAGAGGGAATGACCACGGTTATGACTGTGAGGGATTTTAGTGTGATATTTGATGCGTATTCGCAGTTTGAGGAGAGTATGCTTGCTTTGAAGATGGAAGATATGAGTGAGAGTGAGGAAGAGGATGAGGAAGGGTTGGCGGTTGAAGACGAGGAGGAAGATGAAGGGGATCGATTGAATGTGGGAGATATTAAATTGAAGCTAAAAAAGCTTTGGTTGTCTGATGATAAAGACGTGAATTTGGGATTAGCTCGTTTAGAGAATCTTATGGATAGGAGGCCGGAATTAGCTAATAGTGTGCTGCTTCGGCAAAACCCGCATAATGTGGAACAGTGGCATAGAAGAGTTAAGATTTTTGAAGGGAATCCTGCTAGACAACTTGAGACCTATACGCAAGCTGTACGGACTATTGATCCAATGAAAGCTGTGGGGAAGCCTCATACTTTGTGGGTGGCTTTAGCTAAATTGTTTGAAACTCACAATGGTATTAACGATGCTAGGGTGATATTTGATGAAGCTGTACAAGTTGGCTACAAAGCTGTGGATAATTTGGCTAGTGTATGGTGTGAATGGGCAGAGATGGAATTAAGACACAAGAATTTTAAGGTAGCTCTGGAGGTGATGAGGCGGGCCACAGCTGAGCCATCAGTTGAGGTCAAACGTAGAGTGGCTGCCGATGGCAATGAACCAGTTCAAATAAAGCTGCACAAGTCACTCCGGCTTTGGACCTTCTACGTTGACTTGGAGGAGAGCTTAGGCACCTTGGAGTCAACTCGTGCAGTGTATGAGAGAATACTAGACCTAAGGATCGCCACACCCCAAATCATAATCAATTACGCTATGCTCTTGGAAGACCATAAGTACTTTGAGGATGCTTTTAAGGTCTATGAACGAGGcgtgaagatattcaaatatcCACATGTAAAGGATATATGGGTGACTTATCTCTCTAAATTTGTTAAAAGATACGGAAAGTCAAAGCTCGAACGAGCCAGAGAGCTATTTGAGCATGCTATTGAAATGGCCCCCGCTGAAGCAGTGAAGCCTTTGTATTTGCAATATGCCAAATTGGAAGAGGATCACGGTCTAGCCAAGCGAGCAATGAGCGTTTATGATCAAGCAACAAAGGCTGTCCCTGCCAGTGAAAAATTGAGCATGTACCAAATATACATAGCACGTGTAGCTGAAATATTTGGGGTACCGAAAACCAGGGAAATATATGAGCAAGCAATTGAATCTGGGCTTCCGGACAAGGATGCAAAAACAATGTGTATAAAATATGCAGAACTTGAGAAGAGTTTGGGAGAGATAGATCGCTCTCGTGGAATATACAAGCATGCATCTGAGTTTGCAGATCCAAGATCTGATGCTGACTTTTGGAGCAAGTGGCACGAATTTGAGGTACAACATGGTAATGAAGATACTTTCCGGGAGATGCTACGTATTAAAAGGAGTGTTACTGCAAAATATAGTCAGTCACACATTATTCTTCCAGAGTATATGATGCAAAAGGATCTAAAGCCCAATTCAGATGAAGCAACAGACCCTCAGAAGAGGAATGGAATTCTTGGAGATGATATGGCTGCTCTTGAGAGGCAACTAGTACCTCCTACAAATGATGCTATTGCCAAGGATAGCACACGGTTGCTGGGATTTGTGAGTGCAGGAGTTGAGTCACAGACAGATGGAGGTCTTAAGGTTGCTGCTTATAAAGAAGACATAGAGCTGCCAGATGAAagtgatagtgaagatgaaggtaATGTTGAGATCACCCAGAAAGATATTCCAGAAACTGTTTATGGAGGCATACGGAAAAGATCCGAAGAAGATGAAGATGCTGACAAGGGCAAGGATGGTGATGATAACCTTGGTGCACTTGAGCGTATAAAAAGGATGAAGCGAGGTGGGTAA
- the LOC141707572 gene encoding reticulon-like protein B5 — MSENQPDEGAAAEKLPESVPKDEIAMIDSQKSDNTHQQPPHPPVNDNVTNLSTTTTNAPVNNQEETGTGGGHDRHVSFDMSATGSMKRNRLFGRQKPFHSVLGGGKPADVILWRNKQLSASMLAASTVIWLLFERIGYHVLSFICNSLILSLAALFLWSNLSSFLNKSPPVFPELSLPEDVTMKVALLLRHYINKAFVVLGDVASKRDVKKFLYVILVLYVVSVVGSWFNFLTLVYIISVIVLTIPWLYEKNEDRVDDYAMKAKGKLKRQYDALDDKVLRKLPKMPSFKKDKKQD, encoded by the exons ATGTCAGAGAATCAACCTGATGAGGGTGCTGCTGCAGAAAAGTTACCTGAATCAGTGCCTAAGGATGAGATAGCAATGATCGATAGTCAAAAATCTGATAACACACATCAACAACCACCCCACCCGCCTGTGAATGACAATGTAACCAATTTATCCACTACCACAACAAATGCACCTGTAAATAACCAAGAAGAAACGGGAACTGGAGGAGGACACGACAGGCATGTCTCTTTTGACATGTCTGCCACTGGTAGCATGAAGAGGAACCGCCTGTTTGGTCGTCAGAAACCTTTTCACTCTGTTCTTGGAGGTGGTAAAC CTGCTGATGTTATACTATGGAGAAACAAGCAATTGTCAGCAAGCATGCTTGCGGCATCAACCGTGATATGGCTTCTATTCGAGCGGATAGGCTACCATGTCCTCAGTTTTATTTGTAATTCTCTAATATTAAGCTTGGCAGCTTTGTTCCTTTGGTCCAATCTTTCGTCCTTCCTTAACAA GTCTCCTCCCGTGTTTCCCGAACTTTCATTGCCCGAGGATGTAACCATGAAAGTAGCtctcctgttgaggcactacaTTAACAAGGCATTTGTGGTGCTTGGGGATGTGGCTTCAAAGAGAGATGTGAAAAAGTTTCTATAT GTGATTCTGGTTTTATATGTTGTCTCTGTTGTTGGAAGCTGGTTCAACTTTTTGACGCTTGTGTACATAA TTTCTGTGATAGTGCTGACAATACCCTGGTTATATGAAAAGAATGAAGACCGAGTGGATGACTATGCTATGAAGGCAAAAGGTAAACTCAAGAGGCAGTACGATGCATTGGATGACAAGGTTCTACGGAAACTCCCCAAAATGCCTTCTTTTAAGAAGGACAAGAAGCAGGACTGA